One Gordonia mangrovi genomic region harbors:
- a CDS encoding amidohydrolase family protein yields MDTSLIDELKIIDTDTHVIEPPDLWTSRVSVKKWGDLVPHIKPDNDGNPAWYAGSNRMLGIAAAAMAGWKEYQPDHPLSLAEAERSAWDPVERLKRMDSDGIHAQVLYPNVAGFGGGNFTSVKEPDLMLDLVRAYNDFLTDYASVAPGRFIPISALPFWDLDAAVKEIERVVDAGHKGVIMTAGPQNWGQPMIEDPHWDRLWATAQEAGLPINFHIGSGDIGDYPRHPGGKHANSASLSCINFINNAQAIVRVICGGVCHRFPDLNIVSVESGVGWIPFILEALDWQWYNCGVPEEHPEYELSPREYFLRQVYGCFWFERDTAMSAIEQLGARNFLYETDYPHPTSMSPGPASIATTPREYLKSALKDLPEETVRLLLQDNAARIYNLDLK; encoded by the coding sequence ATGGATACGTCGCTGATCGACGAACTGAAGATCATTGATACCGACACGCACGTCATCGAGCCCCCGGACCTGTGGACGTCGCGGGTGTCGGTCAAGAAGTGGGGCGATCTGGTGCCTCACATCAAGCCCGACAATGACGGAAATCCGGCTTGGTATGCCGGCAGCAACCGGATGCTCGGAATCGCGGCCGCCGCTATGGCCGGGTGGAAGGAGTATCAGCCGGATCACCCACTGTCACTCGCGGAAGCCGAGCGCTCGGCGTGGGACCCGGTCGAGCGTCTGAAGCGGATGGACAGTGACGGAATCCACGCTCAGGTGCTGTATCCGAATGTGGCGGGCTTTGGCGGCGGCAACTTCACATCGGTCAAAGAACCGGACCTCATGCTCGATCTCGTTCGGGCGTACAACGACTTCCTGACCGACTATGCCAGCGTCGCTCCCGGTCGATTCATACCGATCAGTGCACTCCCCTTCTGGGACCTAGACGCCGCGGTCAAGGAAATTGAGCGCGTCGTCGATGCTGGACACAAGGGCGTCATCATGACCGCCGGGCCCCAGAACTGGGGCCAGCCGATGATCGAAGATCCCCACTGGGACCGTCTGTGGGCCACCGCGCAGGAGGCCGGCCTACCGATCAACTTCCACATCGGGTCCGGCGACATCGGTGACTACCCAAGGCATCCGGGGGGCAAGCACGCCAACTCCGCATCGTTGTCTTGCATCAACTTCATCAACAACGCGCAGGCGATCGTGCGCGTCATCTGCGGCGGCGTGTGCCACCGCTTCCCAGACCTCAACATCGTCTCTGTCGAGAGCGGCGTGGGCTGGATTCCGTTCATCCTCGAGGCACTGGACTGGCAGTGGTACAACTGCGGCGTTCCCGAAGAGCACCCCGAATACGAACTGTCGCCTCGTGAGTACTTCTTGCGCCAAGTGTACGGCTGCTTCTGGTTCGAACGTGACACCGCGATGAGCGCAATCGAACAACTCGGCGCGCGCAACTTCCTCTATGAGACCGACTATCCCCACCCCACCAGCATGTCCCCGGGGCCGGCGTCGATTGCCACCACACCCCGCGAATACCTCAAGAGCGCACTCAAAGACCTTCCAGAAGAAACAGTCCGACTACTGTTGCAGGACAACGCTGCTCGAATCTACAATCTCGACCTGAAGTAG
- a CDS encoding extracellular solute-binding protein — translation MVRSAVFNPFRAVKPLLPHPARAATSIAATLVAVLALSSCGSTDDKEVGDVGPSGDAAWQTVIEAAKEEGQVNIYSGNIPDSLKCLADSFKSTYGITVNVTNGINAVNQTKVDTELQTGNVTVDVIDQTEASWSVPHADAGDFAAPTGPAFDNPDFNAAENLKEGGWFISDASMTTFVWNTDLYSKGLKDYDGVLDPELAGGKIGVIEPSAPVLVEFYLYLEERFGPGFIEKLAAQKPRLYPSAFPLTQAVTSGEIAASIFSVPVVNEKAQGAPVDFALSDPIFGTRFNTAVLAEAPHPNAGQLLANFMITPAGQQCIANRAAAILPDIPGTLATKDQIIDPSADGELTPEEVQAFKDKFNRLFT, via the coding sequence ATGGTTCGGTCAGCCGTTTTCAATCCGTTCAGGGCGGTCAAACCCCTTTTGCCTCATCCCGCTCGTGCTGCAACCTCGATCGCTGCGACATTGGTTGCAGTGTTGGCACTCTCGTCATGCGGGTCGACCGATGACAAGGAGGTAGGAGACGTCGGACCGTCGGGCGATGCGGCCTGGCAGACCGTGATCGAGGCCGCAAAAGAGGAAGGCCAGGTCAATATCTACTCGGGGAACATTCCGGACTCGTTGAAGTGTCTCGCAGACTCTTTCAAGAGCACGTACGGGATCACGGTCAACGTGACCAATGGCATCAACGCGGTCAATCAGACCAAGGTGGACACCGAACTCCAGACCGGCAACGTCACCGTGGACGTCATCGATCAAACCGAAGCATCGTGGTCTGTGCCTCACGCCGATGCTGGTGACTTCGCTGCGCCGACCGGCCCCGCGTTCGACAACCCCGACTTCAATGCCGCTGAGAACCTCAAAGAGGGTGGCTGGTTCATTTCGGATGCAAGTATGACGACTTTCGTATGGAACACCGATCTCTACAGCAAGGGGCTCAAGGACTACGACGGCGTCCTCGACCCTGAGCTGGCCGGAGGCAAGATCGGGGTCATCGAACCGAGCGCGCCCGTGCTAGTCGAGTTCTATCTCTATCTCGAAGAGCGATTCGGCCCCGGGTTCATCGAGAAGCTGGCAGCCCAGAAGCCGCGTCTGTACCCCAGCGCCTTCCCGCTTACCCAGGCCGTGACTTCAGGCGAGATTGCAGCCAGCATTTTCTCGGTTCCGGTAGTCAACGAGAAGGCCCAGGGCGCACCCGTCGACTTCGCACTGTCCGATCCGATCTTCGGCACACGTTTCAATACTGCAGTTCTGGCAGAAGCCCCTCATCCTAATGCCGGGCAGCTGCTCGCCAATTTCATGATTACTCCCGCTGGTCAGCAGTGCATCGCCAACCGAGCAGCAGCGATTCTTCCCGACATCCCGGGCACTCTCGCGACCAAGGATCAGATCATCGACCCGTCCGCCGATGGCGAACTCACCCCGGAAGAAGTGCAGGCGTTCAAAGACAAGTTCAACCGACTGTTCACCTGA
- a CDS encoding TOBE domain-containing protein: MSEPDLVLFDEPLSNLDARLRQQVRAELHELHRTRPFTAVFVTHDQSEALSLGQRMAIMRTGTIEQIGNPREVFEHPVSDYVAEFIGMSERLELTRNGDGWSCDGQALEANGNHVPISAPAGVVRLRPDDLRLVEDLSLLRDNELGLEATVMDVSYGGRHLDVSVQLTGSDTRVNAQVSTKSSGGQLDRWATGERTVIAFELRNARYFELESSLAVAA; the protein is encoded by the coding sequence GTGTCGGAACCGGATCTGGTGCTCTTCGACGAGCCGTTGAGCAATCTCGACGCACGTCTACGCCAGCAGGTCCGGGCCGAACTGCACGAACTGCACCGTACCCGCCCGTTCACTGCGGTGTTCGTGACACACGATCAGTCCGAGGCGTTGTCGTTGGGACAGCGTATGGCCATCATGCGCACCGGCACAATCGAACAAATCGGCAACCCACGCGAGGTCTTCGAGCACCCTGTCAGCGACTATGTGGCCGAGTTCATCGGCATGTCCGAACGGCTCGAGCTGACCCGTAACGGAGACGGATGGTCGTGCGACGGCCAGGCGCTGGAGGCGAACGGCAATCATGTACCAATATCAGCTCCCGCCGGAGTGGTGCGACTACGTCCGGACGACCTCCGGCTCGTCGAAGACCTCTCCCTTTTGCGAGACAACGAACTGGGGCTCGAAGCCACGGTGATGGACGTGTCCTACGGGGGTCGTCATCTCGATGTCTCCGTTCAACTGACCGGCAGCGATACCCGTGTCAATGCCCAGGTCTCGACGAAATCCTCTGGCGGACAACTTGACAGGTGGGCGACAGGGGAACGTACAGTCATCGCGTTTGAACTCCGAAATGCCAGGTATTTCGAGCTCGAGAGCTCTCTGGCGGTGGCCGCATGA
- a CDS encoding ABC transporter permease — MTVLQARPVTASGPVEPSRFANPLQPRNLNRAALIVFILILGYLIITPLVKLQREAFSDGAAGYSQAFGADRIGRTIGYTIGLSLGSLVIALVLGTALAWSASRLPSGLGFLRIVPILPIVVPAVASVAGWAFLFSPRPGYLNALLRKLPWWSDLTEGPVDVYTLPWIVFITGIGLSSFVFLFVSAGFQNINSEILEAAQVSGSSQIKVFFKVTLPLLRPTLIYGGSVAFLLGLGQFTAPLLLGTNSGVTVITTEMYFLTTQTPVQTAAAAALGSPLMVIGLLLVLFQKLALGNQKRFVTHGGKAFRSSGRPSWLGASFIVLYFVISTALPIAALTFVSLSRFWSSKIDLTKLTTANFDSVMSDSVVPTAIQNSLIYSIVAVAIALPVGFIVAQVLVRGQDFPVLRTILDFVVAVPLGVPAVIFGIGFLFTYSEGPFVLYGTPWVLILVYVALMVPFATRMQLSTMLALGDQYIEASRVSGAGRLRTNILILLPLMRSSLAGAAALIFVLLTHEFSASLLVRSSTTQVMGTVLFDFWNTGTYPLAAAVALIMTGVTAVGVGLAVLLGGSESLSKL; from the coding sequence ATGACCGTCCTTCAGGCACGACCGGTGACAGCGTCCGGTCCCGTCGAACCATCTCGGTTCGCCAACCCGCTGCAGCCCAGGAACCTCAACCGTGCGGCCCTGATCGTGTTCATACTGATCCTAGGGTACTTGATCATCACTCCGCTGGTAAAGCTTCAGCGAGAGGCCTTCTCGGATGGGGCAGCGGGATATTCGCAGGCATTCGGTGCCGATCGGATCGGTCGGACCATCGGGTACACAATTGGATTGTCGCTCGGCTCGTTGGTCATCGCGTTGGTGCTCGGGACTGCTCTCGCTTGGTCCGCGAGCCGGCTACCGTCGGGTCTCGGATTTCTGCGAATCGTACCGATTCTGCCCATCGTCGTTCCAGCGGTAGCCAGTGTCGCAGGGTGGGCTTTTCTCTTCTCGCCTCGCCCCGGATATTTGAACGCGCTCTTGCGAAAACTGCCTTGGTGGTCCGATCTCACGGAGGGACCGGTAGATGTCTACACGCTGCCCTGGATCGTTTTCATCACCGGTATCGGGCTGAGTTCGTTTGTCTTTTTGTTCGTCAGCGCCGGCTTTCAGAACATCAATTCCGAGATACTTGAAGCCGCGCAGGTCAGCGGTTCATCCCAGATCAAGGTGTTCTTCAAGGTAACGCTGCCGCTCTTGCGACCGACATTGATCTACGGCGGAAGTGTGGCATTCCTGTTGGGGCTCGGACAGTTCACCGCACCGCTGCTACTGGGTACGAACAGCGGCGTCACGGTCATCACGACCGAGATGTACTTCCTGACGACTCAGACACCGGTTCAGACCGCAGCCGCGGCGGCTCTCGGTTCCCCACTGATGGTCATCGGCCTGCTGCTCGTGTTGTTCCAGAAGCTCGCGCTGGGGAACCAAAAGCGATTCGTCACACACGGCGGCAAGGCATTCCGGTCGAGCGGGCGGCCATCCTGGCTGGGCGCAAGCTTCATCGTCCTGTATTTCGTCATCTCCACGGCGCTTCCGATCGCGGCATTAACGTTCGTGTCCTTGTCTCGATTCTGGAGCAGCAAGATCGATCTGACGAAGCTGACCACCGCAAACTTCGACTCAGTGATGAGTGACAGCGTCGTGCCGACCGCGATCCAGAACAGCCTGATCTACTCGATCGTCGCGGTCGCCATCGCGTTGCCCGTAGGATTCATCGTCGCTCAAGTCCTCGTGCGGGGACAAGACTTCCCGGTATTGCGTACGATTTTGGATTTCGTCGTAGCGGTCCCACTCGGCGTCCCGGCAGTGATCTTCGGAATCGGGTTCCTATTCACTTACAGCGAAGGACCGTTCGTCCTCTACGGGACGCCGTGGGTGCTCATTCTCGTCTACGTCGCTCTGATGGTGCCCTTCGCGACGCGGATGCAACTGTCCACGATGCTTGCACTCGGCGACCAGTATATCGAGGCATCACGAGTGAGCGGAGCGGGGCGTCTGCGCACAAACATTCTGATCTTGTTGCCCCTCATGCGGTCGTCTCTAGCAGGTGCCGCCGCACTCATCTTTGTATTGCTGACGCACGAATTCAGCGCGTCGTTGCTGGTCCGCTCGTCCACGACCCAAGTCATGGGTACGGTTTTGTTCGACTTCTGGAATACCGGTACCTATCCACTTGCGGCGGCCGTCGCGCTGATAATGACGGGCGTGACCGCGGTCGGCGTTGGGTTGGCCGTCTTGCTCGGCGGTTCCGAATCTTTGTCGAAGTTGTAG